One genomic segment of Synergistaceae bacterium includes these proteins:
- a CDS encoding helix-turn-helix transcriptional regulator, with amino-acid sequence MNVSFPDKGFRASLWSRLFIFFLLLVMTMTAAVTCVLLLSGYFSVETAANRRALDAEIYQLSHALERQFGEISAHALQLSRQLSRSIEDHLAKAGAAPEDLSTRPDLVESVIDDLYDPLFYSCGVARASGVFLILNSTAGNHGRDVLYSRAGFYIKNWEPNIVSDASPAILCLRGSTRIAYRRRLVLDPQWTMEFDVEGENYYYLPQRAATDRSGAARNLYYWQPAGAIKGSSYRAMLCSAPLTDSQGKVFGVCGFEVSDILFRMSYVPAGGAYKSAFCVLAPAEAGVLDMSQALISWRYNEVGEPRLGKGPLVSGGDGYTEYRLGRDEAFAGMHRKVRIYSADSPFAGKNFALAILTPRADVDAAVSSRNLKIALCAASLLAVGVAASYFFSKWYLDPLLKGLDAIRTGMEAGTMEGSGGPESGTRIQEIDDLIEFLKSVSGTEKVVNRLSEKVMEEFAEKVKLLTPAEKKVFDLCVKGHSAEDIARLLHLSVNTVKSHNTRIFAKMNISSRTELLSAYVKNLRGEK; translated from the coding sequence TCCCGGCTTTTCATCTTTTTCCTGCTGCTCGTCATGACGATGACGGCGGCGGTGACCTGCGTGCTTCTCCTTTCGGGCTATTTTTCCGTGGAAACCGCCGCGAACCGACGCGCTCTCGACGCGGAAATTTATCAGCTTTCCCACGCCCTCGAACGGCAGTTTGGAGAAATTTCGGCCCACGCTCTGCAGTTGTCCCGTCAGCTTTCCCGCAGCATCGAAGACCACCTGGCCAAGGCCGGAGCCGCTCCGGAGGACCTTTCGACCCGTCCCGATCTTGTGGAAAGCGTCATCGACGACCTGTATGACCCCCTGTTCTACTCCTGCGGCGTGGCCAGGGCCAGCGGAGTGTTCCTGATCCTGAACTCCACTGCCGGCAACCACGGGCGCGACGTGCTTTATTCCCGGGCGGGGTTCTACATCAAAAACTGGGAGCCCAACATCGTCAGCGACGCGTCGCCGGCCATTCTGTGCCTTCGGGGCTCCACCCGCATCGCCTACCGGCGGCGGCTCGTTCTGGACCCCCAGTGGACCATGGAGTTCGACGTGGAAGGCGAAAACTACTATTACCTCCCCCAGCGCGCCGCCACAGACAGGTCCGGGGCGGCCAGAAACCTCTATTACTGGCAGCCGGCGGGAGCGATCAAAGGCTCCAGCTACCGGGCGATGCTCTGCAGCGCGCCCCTGACGGACTCTCAGGGGAAGGTGTTCGGCGTCTGCGGCTTCGAGGTGAGCGACATTCTGTTCAGGATGTCCTACGTGCCGGCGGGGGGAGCCTACAAAAGCGCGTTCTGCGTTCTGGCTCCCGCGGAGGCCGGCGTTCTCGACATGAGCCAGGCCCTGATCTCCTGGCGCTACAACGAAGTCGGCGAACCCCGACTCGGTAAAGGTCCTCTCGTCAGCGGCGGAGACGGCTACACGGAATACCGTCTGGGGCGGGACGAGGCCTTCGCCGGAATGCACCGGAAGGTTCGAATCTACTCCGCGGACTCCCCCTTCGCGGGAAAAAATTTCGCCCTCGCCATCCTGACGCCGAGGGCGGACGTGGACGCCGCGGTGTCCAGCCGCAACCTGAAAATCGCCCTGTGCGCGGCCTCGCTGCTGGCCGTGGGCGTGGCGGCGTCCTATTTCTTCAGCAAATGGTATCTGGATCCCCTCCTGAAGGGCCTCGACGCGATACGCACGGGCATGGAAGCGGGGACGATGGAGGGTTCCGGGGGACCGGAAAGCGGAACCCGCATTCAGGAAATCGACGACCTGATCGAGTTCCTGAAGAGCGTCAGCGGAACGGAAAAGGTGGTCAACAGGCTCTCTGAGAAGGTGATGGAAGAGTTCGCCGAAAAAGTGAAGCTGCTGACTCCCGCTGAGAAAAAGGTTTTCGACCTTTGCGTGAAAGGACACTCCGCCGAGGACATCGCGCGCCTGCTCCATCTGAGCGTCAACACGGTCA